GGCCGGCGCGATCGGTCTGCTCGCCGCGCTCGTCTTCGCCGTGCTGTACCTGGCTGCCGCTCTCGGCTTCGGTGCCGCCGCGGGCGATGTCACGGCAGGCAACGTCGCGCAGGAGCTGACCGCCGCGGTCACCTCGTGGTGGTTCTGGGTGCCCGTGGTCGTGTTCTTCCTCGGCTTCTGGCTGCTCGGCGCGATCATCAACCGCGGCCGATGGGGCCGGTGGGTCATCCTCGGCCTCCTCGTCGGCGCCGTCTCGTACGGCGGGCACATCCTCGGTCAGCTCTTCCAGGCGCCCTTCTGGACGCTGACGGCGAGCCAGGGTTCGGACATCGTCGAGGAGCAGCTGCTCGCCCCGCTCGCGATCGTCGCGTTCATCCTGGGCCGCGAGATCACGATCTGGTTCGGCGCGTGGGTCGCCGCGCGCGGTGCCCGGGTGACCGAGCTCAACACCGAAGCGCAGCGCGAGTACGAGCGCACTCTCGAGGCGGGCCCGCAGCTCCACCGCCTGTGAGTCCGGGGCGGCGATGACGGGTGCGGGAGGGTCCCCGGACGGTGCGGGATCTTCCGTGCGGCCGGCTCTGGCCCTCGCGTTCACCGCGGCCGGGTTCGTCGCCCTGCTGATCGCCGGCTTCGGAATCGTCAGCCTGCTCACCGACACGGAGGTCATCGGCATCCCGGGCCTCGGCGCCGTGCCGGGGGCCGCCGCGTTCGCTGCCGCCACCGTCGCGTTCGCCGGGTTGACGTGGCTGTCGGTGCGGGTGCCGCATCCGTCGTTCGTCTCCGTCGTGGCCGTCATCGCGGGCGTCTTCCTCGTCTATCTCGCGGGCCTGTGGGTGGGGGCGCTGGTGACGGGCACGGATGCCGGACGTGCCACGGCGGCCGTCAGCGGCTTCGTCGGGAGTTCGTTCGCCGTGGTGCTCGCGGCATCCGCCGCCGTGTGCGCCTGGGTCGCGGTCGCTCTCGTGCGCACGCGTGCGTCGCGGCCGCGCTGGCCGTGGGAGGACGAGGACGACGACCGGTGAGGCCCCGTGAGGGCGTGCGCCGCGCGCGGAACGAGGGAAATCCCACCCGCGCGGCCGTCAACAGGGGACAATGGTGCCCGTGGAGCGGTCGATCGAGACCCAGGTCAGCCAGGCGGTCGACGCCTGGCTGAAGTGGTTGCCGCGCTGGGAGCCGGCAACGCACCGCGGACGGGTCGCTCCGTGTCGCCGTTGTTTCGGTTCGCCCGTGCTGTCGGCGGCGGGTCTGGGGGCCGACGTTCCCCACGGGGTGCAGCACGGTCTCTCCACGCGCATCAAGACGATCGTCGACCACGCGGTGGCCGAGTACACGTCGCGCAATCTGCCGATGCTGCAGGCGGAACTGGATCAGCAGGCCGCGCGCAACCGCGCACGCAGCTACCGGCCCACGGAGGGCCTCGCGCCCGAGTTCGAGGGACTTCCGCTCGACCCCGATCCCGTGCCCGGTGCGCCGTTCCTCTTCACGATCTCCGGTCTCGCCGACGAGGAGAACGCGGACATCCCGGCGCTTCCGCCGTTGTCGGACGAGGCCAAAGCCGCGCTGCGTCAAGAGGTGGGGCTCGCCGACGACTACGCGAACATGATCGGACGCGAGGTCTGCACGGTCCTGCTGCATCACCGCCTGCGCATCCAGGCCGCTGTCGGTCAGTACGTCGAGCCGCAGATCGCGGCGATGCTGGACGAGCTCACGAAGTCGCTCGACGCACCCTTCGATCCCGGAAGCGAGCCCGGCATCCCCGACCTCTAAGGTGGAGGGCATGAGTCCGACGATCGACACCTCGCTGGCGCCCCTCGTGGGCTTGCTGGCTTTCGTGATCGGCATCGCCCTCTACGTGTGGATGGCGCTCGCGCTGTCGGCCATGTTCCGCAAGATGGGCGAGGAGGCGTGGAAGGGCTGGGTGCCGTTCCTCAATCAGGCCACGGTGCTCGCGTGGGGCGGCTTCTCCCCGCTGCTCATCCTGCTTCTCCTGGTGCCGATCGTGGGACAGCTCGCCGTGCTCGTTCTCCTGATCGTCTCCGCGCACCGCATCAACCCGGGCTTCGGCTACGGCACGAGCATGACGGTGGTCGCGGCGTTCCTGTTCATCGTGTGGGCGAGCATCCTCGGGTTCGGCCCGGCCCCGTGGCGGGGTGCGCGGCACTCGATCGCGCCCGCACCGCCGCTTCCTCCGGGGGTTCCGCCGGCGCCCCCGCTCCCGCCGCTTCCGTCGACGAGCGCCTCCTTCGCGGCGTCGTCCGCCGCGACCGGTGCCAGCTACCCTGCAGCGCCGCCGCTTCCGCCGGCCGGCATCCCGGCGGCCTTCCCCTCGCCGACGGGGACGTTCTCCGCGGTGCCGTTCCCGGGAGCGCCCTCGCGCGACCCGCTTGCGGCGCAGCCCGTCGTTCCCACGTTGGGTGGGTGGGCGCCGCAGTCATCCGCGGCGCCGGGTGCGTCTCGCGCGAGCGAGGACGAACCCGACATGGCGTCATGGCCGTCCGAGATCGATGACGTGTCGGCTGTCTCGCCGTCGCCGTTCCCGCCGAGCGCCGCAGCACCGATCGGCGCCCGTCGCGCTTCGTCGCCGCAGCCGTCGCCCGAGCCGCTGTCGGACCCGTCCGCGGTCGCCCCGAGTGGTGAGCCGACCGCCGCATCCGACGCCGTCGCACCGGAGCCCGCGGCCTCCGCCGACCCCGAAGGCCTCATCTCCTTCGTGCCGGGCAGGCGCTCTGCCGTTCCCGAGACGCCCGCACCGCCCGCTCCCGTGACGCGGATGCCGGTCACCGCACCGATCGAGACGCCGCTGCCCTCCCGCGCCGACCGGGGCGACGAGTTCCCCGAACTGTCGGGGGAGGTCTCGGCGGTCGTCGGTTCGCCCGTGGCCGGCGCCCCGCTGTCGGCACGGTCGTCGGTGTCCGCCCAGCAGCGCACTCCGGAAGCCGCCGAGGTGCCGCAGCACGCCGCACCGAGCGAGGACGACGTCGACCAGACCGTCATGGTGCGGCGCAAGAAGATCACGTGGCAACTCGTGCCGGGATCCGGACCCGCCGTTCCGTTGACGGGAGAGGTCGTCGTGCTGGGTCGCCGCCCCGCCGCAGACGCCGCCTTCCCGCAGGCGCAGCTCGTCGCCGTGCAGGACGATGCGCGCACCGTCTCCAAGACGCACGCGCGCCTCGAACTGCGCGGGGAGAAGTGGCTCGTCACCGACCTCGGCTCGACCAACGGCGTGCTCGTGCGCACGCTCATGGGCGAGGAGATCGAGGTGGAGCCGGGTACCGAGCTCGAACCGGGCGAGCGGTTCTTCCTCGGCGACGAAGAATTCCACCTGCAGCACGATTGAGCGACCGGCGACGCCGTCGCCCACCCCCCGAGGAGCATCGATGACCGACGACGTCCAGGTGGACGCCGCCCCGACGACATCCGACCCCGCCGACCTCGGCGAGCGGCTCGGCATGGTCGCGGCGGCGCCGGGGGTGCGCACGTGGGCGTTCGTGATCGACCTGCTGGTGCTGGCGGTGCTGGCATCCCCGGCGCTCATCGGCTACATGATCGACGCGCCCGTCGCCACGCTCGTCCTGTACATCGTGGGTGCGGCGCTGCCGGTGGTCTTCGGCATCCTGCAGCTCGTGCTCCACGGCCGTCGCGGCGTGACGGTCGGTAAGGCGTCGATGCGCCTGCGCTCGGTGCGCGTCGACGACTTCACGCGGCCCGGCTTCTGGCGCATCGTGCTGCGCGCCCTCGTGCTCGGTGCGTCCGGCATCCTGCCCGTCATCGGTCCGCTCGTCGTGTTGACCTCGAACCTGTGGGACCGGCGCGGACGCAGCGTGCTGGACAAGACGGCCGGGTGCTGGCTGCTCGACGTCCGCGCGGGCATCGACCCGTTCGACGCGTCGCAGCTGCGTCGTGCGCGCCGGGCGCTGGAGGCACCGAATCGCGACATCTCCGAGCACCTGCCGTCGCTGGCGACCGTCCCCGTCGCCGATCGTCCCGTGCTGGAGGAGCGCCGCTCGCGCGCCGGCATCGTCGGCGTCTCGCGCCAGACGTGGAGCGAACGGCCCGATGTCGTGGCTCCGGTCGTCGCGGCGGTCGCCGACCCGGCCGCGCCGTTCCTCGTCTTCGAAGACGGTTCGACGGTGATCGTCCCCTCGTACGGACTCATCGGACGGATGCCGGAGGCCCCTACGGGCCGCGCCGCCGACGTCCTGCTCACCCTCGAAGACCCGCAGCTGCTGCTCTCGAAGACCCACCTCGCGTTCGGTGTCGAAGACGGCACGGTGTGGGTGCTCGATCAGGGATCCAGCAACGGAACCGCGATCGTCGGAGCCGACGGGACGGACTCGCCGCTTCCCGCGGGGACGCGTGTCGCGGTCGCCCACGGCACGGTCGTCCGGGCGGGCGGCCGGATGTTCCAGGTGCGTTACGGAGGACTCGGCGCATGAAGATCAAGCTCGCCCTGCGTCGCGAGGCCGCGCCGCCCGTCGACGTCATCGTCACGGCCGACGCGACGGCGACAGTCGAAGACGTCGCGCGGTCGCTGGTCGACCCGGCGCGACTGACACCCTCGGTGACCCCGACGCTCCTCGTCGCCCCGCCCGCGGGCGAACCCGTGCAGCTCGATCCGACGGCGCTGCTGGGTGATGCCCCGGTGGGCTCCGGCTTCGACGCATCGGTCGTGCCGGCGACCGTCGAAGCGTACGCCGCGGGCGGCGAGACGGCCGCCGTGCTGCAGATCCTCAACGGACCGGAGGCGGGCCGGGTCGTTCCGCTCTCGCGGGGCACGACCATCATCGGGCGCACCGAGCCGGCTCACGTCGTGCTGTCCGACCCGCAGGTGTCGAAGCGGCATGCGCGCATCGAGATCGACCAGGAGATCGAGGTCATCGATCTGAACTCCGCCAACGGGCTGCTCGTCGACGGCGGACTCGTCCAGCGCGTCCGCGTGCTCCCGGGGCAGGTCATCACGATCGGCGCGACCGACGTCACGTTCGTGAAGACCGAGACGGCTCCCGGCGCCGACGACGACCGCGTGCTGGAGCGGGGCGGCACGCTGCTGTTCAACCGGTCGCCCCGCGTCGAGAAGCGGTATCCGGGCAAAGAGCACCGGCATCCGATGATCCCCGCGGAGGCCGACCCGCGCATCTTCCCGTGGCCCATGATCGCCGCGCCCGTCCTGCTCGGCTTCGCGATGTTCGCCTTCACCGGACGATCGTCGTCGCTCCTGATCATCGTCATGGCACCGCTCATGATGCTCGGGAACTTCATCGGCCAGCGCACGCAGCAGGGCAAGAAGCTGCGACAGGAGATCGAGACGTTCGAGCGGCAGCTCGACGAGCTCGAAGACGCCATGGCGGCCGAGGAGATCGTCGAACGGGAGCGACGCCGCGAAGAGGCGCCGCCGACGGCGACGGTGTACGAGCAGGCGATGCGCCTCGGACCGCTCCTGTGGACCCGGCGCCCCGAGCACTGGAACTTCCTGTCGCTTCGACTGGGGTCGGGCACCGCAGCCAGCCGGAACACGATC
This genomic window from Candidatus Microbacterium phytovorans contains:
- a CDS encoding spermidine/putrescine ABC transporter substrate-binding protein, translating into MERSIETQVSQAVDAWLKWLPRWEPATHRGRVAPCRRCFGSPVLSAAGLGADVPHGVQHGLSTRIKTIVDHAVAEYTSRNLPMLQAELDQQAARNRARSYRPTEGLAPEFEGLPLDPDPVPGAPFLFTISGLADEENADIPALPPLSDEAKAALRQEVGLADDYANMIGREVCTVLLHHRLRIQAAVGQYVEPQIAAMLDELTKSLDAPFDPGSEPGIPDL
- a CDS encoding DUF5684 domain-containing protein, producing MSPTIDTSLAPLVGLLAFVIGIALYVWMALALSAMFRKMGEEAWKGWVPFLNQATVLAWGGFSPLLILLLLVPIVGQLAVLVLLIVSAHRINPGFGYGTSMTVVAAFLFIVWASILGFGPAPWRGARHSIAPAPPLPPGVPPAPPLPPLPSTSASFAASSAATGASYPAAPPLPPAGIPAAFPSPTGTFSAVPFPGAPSRDPLAAQPVVPTLGGWAPQSSAAPGASRASEDEPDMASWPSEIDDVSAVSPSPFPPSAAAPIGARRASSPQPSPEPLSDPSAVAPSGEPTAASDAVAPEPAASADPEGLISFVPGRRSAVPETPAPPAPVTRMPVTAPIETPLPSRADRGDEFPELSGEVSAVVGSPVAGAPLSARSSVSAQQRTPEAAEVPQHAAPSEDDVDQTVMVRRKKITWQLVPGSGPAVPLTGEVVVLGRRPAADAAFPQAQLVAVQDDARTVSKTHARLELRGEKWLVTDLGSTNGVLVRTLMGEEIEVEPGTELEPGERFFLGDEEFHLQHD
- a CDS encoding RDD family protein, with amino-acid sequence MTDDVQVDAAPTTSDPADLGERLGMVAAAPGVRTWAFVIDLLVLAVLASPALIGYMIDAPVATLVLYIVGAALPVVFGILQLVLHGRRGVTVGKASMRLRSVRVDDFTRPGFWRIVLRALVLGASGILPVIGPLVVLTSNLWDRRGRSVLDKTAGCWLLDVRAGIDPFDASQLRRARRALEAPNRDISEHLPSLATVPVADRPVLEERRSRAGIVGVSRQTWSERPDVVAPVVAAVADPAAPFLVFEDGSTVIVPSYGLIGRMPEAPTGRAADVLLTLEDPQLLLSKTHLAFGVEDGTVWVLDQGSSNGTAIVGADGTDSPLPAGTRVAVAHGTVVRAGGRMFQVRYGGLGA
- a CDS encoding ABC transporter, whose translation is MSDPRNGQPAEQPTPAEEPTHVDDVVGRANEGLAEAEAASRDAVTPEEAAEAHHDLSYIEAAGPEPETVREEPAVATSTAGATAAAETAVVTPSEPVAAPAETVVAPAAVAPAAEPAPQPIFVQAPEAPRPRGNRGAAGAIGLLAALVFAVLYLAAALGFGAAAGDVTAGNVAQELTAAVTSWWFWVPVVVFFLGFWLLGAIINRGRWGRWVILGLLVGAVSYGGHILGQLFQAPFWTLTASQGSDIVEEQLLAPLAIVAFILGREITIWFGAWVAARGARVTELNTEAQREYERTLEAGPQLHRL